A genomic stretch from Lysobacter soyae includes:
- a CDS encoding glycosyltransferase family 2 protein → MMLDRHNVAVVIPALNERLRIREVVQDALNYADMVIVIDDGSDDGTGDLVKDQAITLIRHPQRMGKGQSLRDGFKQALAMGALAVTTMDGDGQHLAKDIPRLIEAANAHPGDVIIGARMKKRASQPWYRRLGNDFGDWGISWGCGYGVVDTQSGQRLYPRNVMALEGVAGEGFVFEAQLLISAAREAGAGIVCVPIEARYASPDAAEAFRKSHFRLFRDLYNITSHVVAQVLSYGHVVREYRNVRRNPARIFKS, encoded by the coding sequence ATGATGCTTGATCGCCACAACGTTGCGGTGGTCATTCCCGCTTTGAACGAGCGCCTGCGTATTCGCGAAGTCGTTCAAGATGCCTTGAACTATGCCGACATGGTCATCGTCATTGATGATGGCTCTGATGACGGCACCGGAGATTTGGTCAAAGACCAAGCCATTACGCTGATTCGACACCCGCAGCGCATGGGCAAAGGCCAATCATTGCGCGACGGTTTCAAACAAGCACTGGCGATGGGGGCGCTCGCGGTGACCACCATGGATGGCGACGGACAGCATTTGGCCAAAGACATTCCACGGCTGATCGAAGCCGCCAACGCCCATCCCGGCGATGTCATCATCGGCGCACGGATGAAAAAGCGCGCATCGCAACCTTGGTATCGGCGTCTTGGCAACGACTTCGGCGACTGGGGCATCAGCTGGGGTTGCGGCTACGGCGTGGTCGATACGCAGAGTGGCCAGCGACTGTATCCGCGAAACGTGATGGCATTGGAAGGGGTTGCCGGCGAAGGTTTCGTCTTTGAAGCCCAGCTGCTGATCTCAGCGGCACGCGAAGCCGGCGCGGGCATTGTCTGTGTGCCGATCGAAGCCCGTTACGCATCGCCTGACGCCGCCGAGGCGTTTCGAAAGAGTCATTTCCGACTCTTCCGTGACCTCTACAACATCACCTCACACGTGGTGGCGCAGGTGTTGTCGTACGGTCATGTGGTACGCGAGTACCGGAATGTCCGGCGCAATCCGGCTCGTATTT
- a CDS encoding beta-ketoacyl synthase chain length factor gives MRRSSNTPLEARVEGIGFWSSGLPSWEDAKAFVASGALPESAPAKPSPQMLPANERRRAPDSVAVALEVAQSAVTMSGRDPKTLASIFASTDGDLGITDYVCATLRDAPESISPTKFHNSVHNAAAGYWTIGQGCMAASSAVSAYYATFAQGLMEALVQIASGEEAVLLSAFDTAAVGPLASVSTGRGLLGGGLVLSRQPGGCRLRARFLEGVADANDNALASLLQDNRMSRMLPLFDLMARNADGEVDLDAGNGRVLRVELRQPA, from the coding sequence ATGAGGCGCTCCTCAAACACCCCCCTAGAAGCCCGAGTGGAAGGCATCGGTTTTTGGAGCAGCGGATTACCCAGCTGGGAAGATGCGAAAGCATTCGTTGCCAGCGGCGCACTGCCGGAAAGCGCGCCGGCCAAACCTTCGCCGCAAATGCTGCCGGCGAATGAGCGTCGACGCGCACCGGACTCCGTCGCTGTGGCCCTTGAAGTGGCGCAGTCGGCGGTGACGATGTCGGGTCGCGATCCGAAAACCTTGGCATCAATTTTCGCCAGCACCGACGGCGATCTCGGCATCACCGACTATGTCTGCGCAACGTTGCGTGATGCACCTGAGTCGATTTCACCGACCAAGTTCCACAACTCGGTGCACAACGCGGCCGCCGGTTACTGGACCATCGGACAAGGCTGCATGGCAGCGTCGAGCGCGGTGAGCGCCTATTACGCGACGTTTGCGCAAGGTTTGATGGAAGCACTGGTTCAAATCGCATCGGGTGAGGAGGCTGTGCTGCTTTCCGCCTTTGATACCGCTGCCGTCGGACCGCTTGCCAGCGTCAGCACCGGGCGGGGCTTGCTCGGCGGCGGCTTGGTCTTGTCGCGTCAGCCCGGCGGTTGCCGTCTGCGCGCCCGGTTCTTGGAAGGGGTCGCCGATGCTAATGACAATGCGCTGGCATCACTATTGCAAGACAACCGCATGTCGCGCATGTTGCCCTTGTTCGACCTGATGGCCAGAAACGCGGATGGCGAAGTCGATTTGGACGCCGGCAATGGCCGCGTATTGCGCGTGGAGTTGAGACAACCGGCATGA